The following are encoded together in the Triticum dicoccoides isolate Atlit2015 ecotype Zavitan chromosome 6B, WEW_v2.0, whole genome shotgun sequence genome:
- the LOC119323107 gene encoding uncharacterized protein LOC119323107, whose product MGNFLARFGEDETPGRLPKDETPAAGQPPGRQGTSLVGQLHVFDGPPPRVDGGWPTLANTGSAAGAAFAPGRITPSGSGSGSGSRSRFPSSSAIAPGRITASGSGSAATRSHSASTSASTEFLTVEERKLKDVVDFWSRMKKGKHKLDTWDLTYLEYKIFSWSLEDVLNKDLLKEKVKKIPKTFSSLEHYLDSFADPLVEEVHADFLSSFEGYHQAPFVQVTRVQKLDHGEKSQAFFFCFLAARRTSYAPVKDDIVAVSSSRKGKHPLSYVLGSVCKSWEDDEDFPADCFIVRLSTAVPPVDVDAGTNRPMAPLFVSFLMNTKTYNRIWTCLQLGKTSGRKRVSDAGLVDAVWRYSASKAVENDSRSQLSHRSRATDDLGLDRFRLNESQLNAVEDSVAAMGSPSPSLKLIWGPPGTGKTKTISTILWAMLLRGHRTLTCAPTNTAVLEVASRVVQLVREFSNGGSGGCFLSDIVLLGNNEKMKVEASHELSAVFLDCRVERLSQCFSPNGGWWHCLRSLTDFLAEPVSKYQLYTDKITKDREEEEKKRNISSNVLDKKNKNVARCNKGNDHEKDRCNNQGDEQVFVTLSFKDFVRATHKELAHNLCHCIETLQNDFPRDPTTAPNFWCMSDVVEVTRVLGALLDAGAGDRHEAWVSDVGDACSPCSVSNDPPCKECRFRKARSLCLEQLEHLRNNLKLPGYCDKRPIEIYLLQRAKSILCTVSTSFRLYNVLPTDNQKPVGGQGQRQHKEPEIFPPLELLVVDEAAQLKECEAMIPLQLPCIRHAVFIGDERQLPALVKSKISENADFGRSIFERLISLGCRKHLLDTQYRMHPEISRFPVWRFYDGKVGDGANVVSKSHRRRLLRGNMFGPYSFINVHGGRESSEEHSRSPKNSIEIAVVSLIVERLFRESASSGTRLSVGILSPYNAQVRAFQEKLEKPYGSRDGFSLKIKSVDGFQGGEEDVIIISTVRSNEDGAVGFLRNAKRTNVALTRAKHCLWVIGNAATLSKNRSVWQDIVYDARRRQRFFHADRDKGLSDAMQAAAVELDAADNLRKMGSLQCAA is encoded by the exons ATGGGGAACTTCCTCGCGCGCTTCGGCGAAGATGAGACTCCCGGCAGGCTCCCAAAAGATGAGACACCAGCAGCCGGGCAGCCGCCGGGACGGCAGGGCACCAGCCTGGTCGGTCAGCTCCACGTCTTCGACGGACCGCCGCCCCGCGTCGATGGCGGTTGGCCTACCCTGGCCAACACCGGCAGCGCTGCAGGTGCTGCCTTTGCGCCCGGTCGCATCACCCCCtcaggctcaggctcaggctcaggctcaCGCTCACGCTTCCCTTCTTCCTCTGCCATTGCGCCCGGTCGCATCACCGCCTCAGGCTCCGGCTCCGCCGCCACACGCTCTCActctgcctccacctccgcctccacg GAATTTCTTACAGTTGAGGAAAGGAAATTGAAGGATGTGGTGGATTTCTGGTCTAGGATGAAGAAAGGCAAGCATAAGTTGGACACTTGGGATCTTACCTATCTGGAATACAAAATCTTCTCTTGGTCTCTAGAGGATGTCCTCAACAAGGACCTGCTCAAGGAAAAG GTGAAGAAAATACCCAAGACATTCTCGTCGCTGGAGCATTACTTGGATTCGTTTGCTGACCCATTGGTCGAGGAAGTACACGCGGACTTCCTCTCTTCGTTCGAGGGCTACCACCAAGCACCATTCGTTCAGGTAACCAGGGTTCAGAAGCTCGACCATGGCGAGAAGTCCCAGGCCTTCTTCTTCTGTTTCCTGGCTGCCCGGAGAACATCGTACGCTCCCGTTAAGGACGACATCGTCGCCGTCTCCTCCTCGAGGAAGGGCAAGCACCCGTTATCCTACGTCCTGGGTTCGGTTTGCAAGAGCTGGGAAGACGACGAGGATTTCCCTGCTGACTGCTTCATCGTCAGGCTGTCGACGGCTGTTCCGCCCGTGGATGTCGACGCTGGAACGAATAGGCCCATGGCGCcactgttcgtctccttcctcatgAACACCAAGACGTACAATCGCATCTGGACGTGCCTTCAGCTGGGGAAGACGAGCGGTCGGAAGAGAGTGAGCGATGCCGGTCTCGTGGATGCCGTCTGGAGATACAGCGCCTCAAAG GCAGTGGAAAATGACTCCCGGTCCCAGTTATCTCACCGGTCCCGTGCCACCGACGACCTTGGGCTCGACAGGTTCAGGCTTAACGAGTCGCAGCTGAATGCAGTAGAGGACTCCGTTGCAGCAATGGGGAGCCCTTCTCCTTCCCTGAAGCTGATATGGGGGCCTCCGGGGACTGGCAAAACCAAGACCATCAGCACCATACTCTGGGCGATGCTGCTCAGGGGGCACCGGACGCTTACTTGTGCTCCGACCAACACCGCGGTGCTGGAGGTCGCGTCTCGAGTAGTCCAGCTTGTCCGGGAGTTCTCaaatggcggcagcggcggctgcttCCTGAGTGACATCGTTCTGCTGGGAAACAATGAGAAGATGAAGGTAGAGGCCAGCCATGAGCTCTCTGCGGTGTTCCTTGACTGTCGCGTCGAGCGGCTTTCCCAATGCTTCTCGCCAAATGGAGGCTGGTGGCACTGCTTGCGTTCGCTGACGGATTTTCTTGCGGAGCCTGTGAGCAAATACCAGCTGTACACCGATAAAATTACCAAGGACcgtgaggaggaggagaagaagaggaacatTTCATCAAATGTGCTAGATAAGAAGAACAAAAATGTTGCAAGATGCAATAAAGGGAATGATCATGAAAAGGATAGATGCAATAACCAAGGAGACGAGCAAGTGTTTGTTACCCTGTCATTCAAGGATTTTGTGAGAGCCACTCACAAGGAACTCGCTCACAACTTGTGCCACTGCATCGAGACATTGCAGAATGATTTCCCAAGGGACCCTACGACGGCGCCGAATTTCTGGTGCATGTCCGATGTGGTAGAAGTAACAAGAGTTCTTGGTGCGTTGCTAGACGCCGGTGCCGGCGACAGACACGAGGCATGGGTGAGCGATGTGGGCGATGCCTGCAGCCCGTGCTCTGTGAGCAACGATCCTCCATGCAAGGAATGCAGATTCAGGAAAGCAAGGTCACTCTGTCTCGAACAACTGGAGCATCTGCGCAACAATCTGAAGCTCCCCGGCTACTGCGACAAGCGACCGATTGAAATCTACCTGCTCCAGAGAGCCAAGAGTATCCTGTGCACTGTTTCCACTTCTTTCAGGCTGTATAACGTACTGCCCACGGACAATCAGAAACCTGTTGGCGGGCAAGGACAACGGCAACACAAAGAGCCCGAGATCTTCCCCCCTCTGGAGTTGTTGGTCGTCGACGAAGCCGCACAGCTCAAGGAGTGTGAGGCCATGATCCCGCTGCAGTTGCCTTGTATAAGGCACGCTGTTTTCATCGGGGACGAGCGCCAGCTACCTGCTCTCGTCAAGAGCAAA ATATCCGAGAACGCCGATTTTGGAAGAAGCATCTTCGAGAGGCTGATCTCGCTAGGCTGCCGCAAGCACCTCCTGGACACCCAGTACAGGATGCATCCGGAGATAAGCAGGTTCCCTGTGTGGAGGTTTTATGACGGCAAGGTAGGTGACGGGGCCAACGTCGTCTCCAAGAGCCACCGGCGCCGGCTCTTGAGAGGCAACATGTTTGGGCCGTACTCATTCATCAACGTGCATGGGGGGCGCGAGAGCAGCGAGGAGCATAGCCGGAGCCCCAAAAACAGCATCGAGATCGCCGTCGTCTCGCTGATAGTCGAGAGACTGTTCCGAG AGTCGGCTTCTTCGGGAACAAGGCTATCCGTTGGCATCCTGTCGCCGTACAACGCTCAGGTGAGGGCGTTCCAGGAGAAGCTGGAGAAACCATACGGAAGCCGCGATGGTTTCTCTCTCAAGATAAAGTCCGTGGACGGGTTCCAGGGCGGGGAGGAAGATGTCATCATCATATCCACGGTGAGGAGCAACGAGGATGGCGCGGTCGGGTTCCTCAGGAACGCGAAGCGTACCAACGTGGCTCTCACAAGGGCCAA GCATTGCTTGTGGGTGATTGGCAACGCGGCGACCCTGTCCAAGAACAGGTCTGTCTGGCAGGACATTGTGTACGACGCTCGGAGGCGACAGCGCTTTTTCCATGCCGACAGGGACAAGGGTCTGTCGGACGCAATGCAGGCGGCAGCTGTTGAGCTCGATGCCGCCGATAATCTGCGCAAGATGGGGTCCTTGCAGTGCGCGGCATGA
- the LOC119324037 gene encoding uncharacterized protein LOC119324037, with translation MPCARAEDALPSAAADMVSASLIQKVAGGRRPPEPGRALQRTPHVSAGDVGAPAPAASCSGDDGKGSRSGRREESRRGRARSYRSELEQEVKKLQRQLEKEIELHVALADAVTQNAPPPALNSSAKIPPETQELLVNIASLEGAVSNLEKELNDLYYQLCHERNERLLAENNPGGLPSASSDDRSLSTCTCTWEEHISSLRDLKFGGSESMRSMQQDLLTELEYDPDIGEESEDRQMVSLNRLLEKHQDISLNGLLEKHRDEEMQGSCSVENQGKEDEKIDDLSFEQSIQKLTSLKGGNLWNYPNQLSEEMVRCMRNIFLRLSESSKISGKASSDCSSSSAERLSGSTLASFSDSSILPSMLRSSSVDSYHNDEMMNKARNFDPYKVNGKGTRRDIGNYCSAAEVSWMSVGKEQLEYASEALKKFRFLVEQLSKVNPNCLNSDERLAFWINLYNALIMHSYLAYGVPRNDIKLFSLMQKACYTVGGQSFSAAEIEYVILKMKTPVHRPQLSLMLALQKFKISEGHKKYSIDQAEPLLLFGLSCGMFSSPAVRIFTAANVRNELLESLRDYIQASVGISDRGKLLIPKLLQSYAKGAVEDSLFTDWICHHLSPEQVAAIREYSSQRRQRLLGARSFTVVAFDSKFRYLFLPDSSGSQKPQHRTGSLG, from the exons ATGCCGTGCGCGCGGGCCGAGGACGCgctcccctccgccgccgccgacatgGTCTCCGCCTCCCTGATCCAGAAGGTGGCCGGCGGACGGAGGCCCCCCGAGCCAGGCCGCGCTCTGCAGCGCACACCGCACGTGTCCGCGGGGGACGTcggcgcgccggcgccggcggccagcTGCTCCGGG GATGATGGCAAGGGCAGTCGCAGCGGCAGGAGAGAGGAGAGCCGCAGAGGCAGGGCGCGGAGCTACCGGTCGGAGCTCGAGCAGGAA GTTAAGAAACTGCAGAGGCAGCTCGAGAAAGAGATCGAGTTGCACGTGGCGTTGGCGGACGCTGTCACGCAGAACGCGCCGCCGCCTGCATTGAATTCTTCTGCCAAGATCCCACCTGAG ACACAGGAGCTACTAGTTAACATTGCCTCCCTGGAGGGTGCCGTTTCGAACCTCGAAAAGGAGTTAAATGATCTGTATTACCAGCTTTGTCATGAAAGGAATGAACGGCTACTTGCCGAAAATAACCCAGGAGGCTTGCCATCTGCGTCCTCAGATGACCGCTCGCTGTCAACTTGCACGTGTACATGGGAAGAA CACATATCATCGTTGAGGGATTTGAAGTTCGGTGGATCCGAGTCAATGAGATCAATGCAACAAGATTTACTCACAGAACTTGAATATGACCCGGATATTGGAGAAGAGTCCGAAGATAGACAAATGGTTTCCCTAAATAGGCTGCTCGAGAAACACCAAGATATCTCTTTAAACGGACTGTTGGAAAAGCACCGGGACGAAGAG ATGCAAGGATCGTGCTCGGTGGAAAATCAAGGCAAAGAAGATGAAAAGATCGATGATTTATCATTTGAACAGTCCATTCAAAAGTTAACTAGCCTGAAAGGAGGAAATCTTTGGAACTACCCAAATCAGCTATCAGAGGAGATGGTGCGCTGCATGAGAAACATTTTCCTCCGTTTATCTGAATCCTCCAAGATATCTGGGAAGGCGTCTTCTGATTGTTCATCTTCCTCAGCGGAGCGTCTATCTGGTTCTACACTGGCATCCTTCTCAGATTCATCCATATTACCCTCAATGCTACGGAGCTCTTCGGTTGACTCCTATCACAATGATGAGATGATGAATAAAGCAAGAAACTTTGACCCGTATAAAGTTAATGGAAAGGGAACCCGTAGAGACATCGGAAACTACTGTTCAGCAGCTGAAGTATCTTGGATGTCGGTTGGAAAGGAGCAACTTGAATATGCATCTGAAGCTCTAAAAAAGTTCAG ATTTCTTGTGGAGCAGCTATCAAAAGTTAACCCTAATTGTTTGAACTCTGATGAGCGGCTAGCCTTTTGGATTAACTTGTATAATGCGCTGATAATGCAT TCATACCTAGCATACGGAGTTCCCCGGAATGACATCAAGCTTTTCTCTCTAATGCAAAAG GCCTGTTACACAGTTGGTGGGCAGTCGTTCAGTGCAGCTGAAATAGAGTATGTGATACTAAAGATGAAGACTCCAGTGCACCGGCCCCAACTT TCTTTGATGTTGGCTCTTCAGAAGTTCAAAATTTCTGAGGGGCACAAGAAGTATTCGATCGATCAAGCTGAGCCCCTTCTGCTGTTTGGTCTCAGTTGTGGAATGTTCTCTTCACCAGCT GTAAGAATCTTCACGGCAGCAAACGTCAGGAACGAGCTTCTGGAGTCATTGAGAGACTACATCCAAGCTTCCGTCGGCATAAGTGACCGAGGGAAACTACTGATCCCAAAGCTACTGCAGAGTTACGCCAAGGGGGCCGTCGAAGACTCCCTGTTCACGGACTGGATCTGCCATCACCTCTCACCTGAACAAGTAGCAGCCATCCGAGAGTATTCCTCTCAGAGGAGGCAGCGGCTTCTCGGGGCACGCAGTTTCACCGTGGTCGCGTTCGACTCGAAATTCCGGTACCTGTTCTTGCCTGACAGCAGTGGCTCCCAGAAGCCACAACACAGAACAGGCTCcctaggctga